In one window of Duganella dendranthematis DNA:
- a CDS encoding GNAT family N-acetyltransferase, which yields MSNVDPQLLASWLAARSIARGLPAPVPDRGGLRVDTGQPDELRRYVFASAHPGITELAREIHQPGVLIKMCGRPSLLQAHVTPRWELHPDAYLMTKDAGRNPVPSLPSGFWMQVSTEGSITTARIFAEDDTLAASGYAVEHEGVFAFDRIATEAQHQRQGLGAALMAALGTAQQSQAAQRVLVATEQGRALYATLGWRVLSPYSTVSLPAA from the coding sequence ATGAGCAACGTAGATCCGCAATTGCTGGCCAGCTGGCTGGCGGCCCGTTCGATCGCACGCGGGCTGCCGGCACCGGTGCCGGACCGCGGCGGCCTGCGCGTGGACACCGGGCAGCCGGACGAACTACGACGCTATGTGTTCGCCAGCGCCCACCCGGGCATCACCGAGCTGGCGCGAGAAATCCATCAGCCGGGCGTGTTGATCAAAATGTGCGGCCGGCCGTCGCTATTGCAGGCGCACGTGACGCCGCGCTGGGAGCTGCACCCGGACGCCTACCTGATGACCAAAGACGCCGGACGCAACCCGGTGCCGTCACTGCCGTCGGGATTCTGGATGCAGGTGTCCACCGAAGGCAGCATCACCACCGCACGCATCTTCGCCGAAGACGACACGCTGGCCGCCAGCGGCTACGCGGTGGAACATGAAGGCGTGTTCGCCTTCGACCGCATCGCCACCGAGGCCCAGCACCAGCGCCAGGGTCTGGGCGCCGCGCTGATGGCGGCGTTGGGCACGGCGCAGCAGTCACAAGCCGCCCAGCGCGTGCTGGTGGCGACAGAGCAAGGCCGCGCGCTGTACGCGACACTAGGCTGGCGCGTGCTGTCGCCATATTCCACGGTGTCGCTACCGGCGGCCTAG